In Calothrix sp. PCC 7507, one DNA window encodes the following:
- a CDS encoding XisH family protein, which translates to MSAKDVFHEVVKKALQKDGWQITHDPLPISVGGVNVSIDLAAEKLIAAEREGEKIAVEVKSFLEKSSAISEFHTALGQFINYRGALRRRQPERVLYLAVPLTTYKTFFQLEFPQAMIEENQVKMIIYDVEQEVIFKWKN; encoded by the coding sequence ATGTCTGCTAAAGATGTCTTTCATGAAGTTGTCAAAAAAGCTTTGCAGAAGGATGGTTGGCAGATTACTCATGATCCCCTGCCAATTAGCGTAGGTGGTGTGAATGTCTCTATTGATTTAGCTGCTGAAAAACTCATTGCGGCAGAACGGGAAGGGGAAAAAATTGCTGTGGAAGTCAAAAGTTTTTTGGAGAAATCATCTGCCATCTCAGAATTCCATACAGCATTGGGACAGTTTATCAACTATAGAGGCGCATTAAGGCGAAGACAGCCAGAGCGTGTTTTGTATTTAGCAGTACCTTTGACAACTTATAAAACATTTTTTCAACTTGAATTTCCCCAAGCCATGATTGAAGAGAATCAAGTCAAAATGATTATTTATGATGTAGAGCAAGAGGTGATTTTTAAATGGAAAAACTAG